The Spirosoma foliorum genome has a window encoding:
- a CDS encoding porin family protein: MRHFFGLTFTTLLLTTAFTLSAQNRPFEFGLKAGLNRSSLALNNDLPSAKFGFNIGLTATANFSKNFFLQSGLSLSMKGAKIEGKAPIGFPGWALVAGQDAQLISNQLYLQAPVYLGYKIALTPGTKLVLSAGPYVAYGLGGKTKLTGDIIYGDMIDHGTIEEQTFGNRGLQRLDLGIGTGIGVDFGQTVVGFTYEVGLRDIRPQSDTYFPFYVSSYKNRNASLFVDYKF; encoded by the coding sequence ATGAGACACTTTTTCGGACTCACATTCACAACGTTATTACTCACTACAGCCTTTACGCTATCGGCTCAAAATCGCCCCTTCGAATTCGGATTGAAAGCGGGCTTAAATCGATCCTCTTTGGCCTTAAACAACGACCTGCCCAGCGCTAAATTTGGATTCAATATTGGTTTGACAGCCACAGCCAATTTCAGTAAAAACTTCTTTTTACAGTCTGGCCTTTCCTTAAGCATGAAGGGAGCGAAAATAGAAGGCAAAGCGCCTATTGGCTTTCCAGGATGGGCATTGGTAGCGGGGCAAGATGCCCAGCTTATAAGCAATCAATTGTACTTGCAAGCGCCGGTTTATCTCGGCTACAAAATAGCCCTAACACCAGGAACAAAGCTTGTGCTTAGTGCAGGCCCCTATGTGGCCTATGGCCTGGGCGGCAAAACCAAACTAACGGGCGACATCATCTATGGGGATATGATTGATCATGGCACTATTGAGGAGCAAACATTTGGAAATCGCGGTCTTCAGCGACTCGATTTGGGTATAGGAACCGGAATTGGTGTCGATTTTGGCCAAACTGTTGTCGGGTTTACCTATGAAGTAGGCTTACGAGATATACGGCCCCAGAGCGATACCTATTTCCCTTTCTATGTCAGCAGCTATAAAAATCGAAATGCCTCCTTATTTGTAGACTACAAATTCTAG
- a CDS encoding AMP-binding protein, whose product MNTDSTLDLYPWRRFYPKGVPYEINPDAYTSLGALLEEGCHRFADRPAYACLGKQITFGELDKLSAQFASFLQNDLGLQKGDRLAIQMPNTLQYPVAMFGALRAGLAVVNTNPLYTPREMQHQFKDSGAKAIVILANFASHLEKIIDRTDIKHVVITQLGDLLGFPKKQIVNAVVKYVKKLVPAYSLPDAISFNDALSRGSTQPLKPVAVQNTDLAFVQYTGGTTGVSKGAMLTHRNIIANVEGQHCWMKPAGVADGEGIYVAALPLYHVYALTTNALAALKSGSMNLLITNPRDMNAFIDDLKKYKFTAFTGVNTLYNGLLNHPRIGEVDFSHLKVTSAGGMALQTAVAERWTKLTGNTPCEGYGLTETSPVLSSNPIDGTVRVGTIGIPWPSTEMKLIREDGTDAPIGEPGEIVARGPQVFKGYYNRPEETAQAMLGDWFKTGDIGMMNEDGFFKIVDRKKDMILVSGFNVYPNEIEDVVSQCPGVMEVACIGIPDEKSTEVVKIFVVKKDPNLTVDTIKEFCRENLTPYKVPRVIEFRDELPKSNVGKILRRPLRDEELAKLKK is encoded by the coding sequence ATGAATACGGATTCAACACTAGACCTATACCCCTGGCGACGCTTTTACCCTAAAGGCGTACCTTATGAAATTAACCCAGATGCTTATACGTCACTAGGGGCACTTTTGGAGGAAGGATGTCATCGGTTTGCCGATCGCCCTGCTTATGCCTGCCTGGGCAAGCAGATTACATTTGGCGAATTAGATAAGCTATCAGCTCAGTTTGCCTCATTTTTGCAAAATGACTTAGGTCTCCAAAAGGGCGATCGACTGGCTATTCAGATGCCAAACACCTTGCAATATCCAGTGGCTATGTTTGGAGCCTTGCGGGCAGGTTTGGCGGTGGTCAATACCAATCCGCTGTATACCCCCCGCGAAATGCAGCACCAGTTCAAAGATTCGGGGGCAAAGGCGATTGTGATTCTGGCCAATTTTGCCAGCCATCTGGAAAAAATCATTGATCGAACCGACATTAAGCATGTAGTGATCACGCAGCTTGGCGATTTATTGGGCTTCCCTAAAAAGCAAATCGTTAATGCTGTGGTGAAGTATGTTAAGAAACTGGTGCCAGCCTACAGCCTTCCCGACGCCATTTCGTTCAATGATGCCCTAAGCCGGGGAAGCACACAGCCACTAAAACCTGTGGCGGTTCAGAATACCGATCTGGCTTTCGTTCAGTATACGGGGGGCACAACAGGTGTATCGAAAGGAGCCATGCTGACCCATCGGAATATCATTGCGAACGTGGAGGGGCAACACTGCTGGATGAAACCCGCAGGCGTAGCGGATGGCGAAGGTATTTATGTGGCGGCTCTTCCGCTTTACCACGTTTATGCCCTAACGACCAATGCATTGGCGGCTTTGAAGAGTGGATCCATGAACCTGCTCATTACAAACCCCCGCGACATGAATGCGTTTATCGATGACTTGAAGAAGTACAAATTCACCGCATTTACAGGGGTTAATACGCTTTATAATGGTTTGCTAAATCATCCGCGTATTGGTGAGGTTGATTTTAGTCATTTAAAAGTCACCTCGGCGGGGGGAATGGCCCTTCAAACCGCCGTGGCCGAGCGCTGGACTAAGCTCACGGGTAATACGCCTTGCGAGGGCTATGGCCTTACCGAGACATCGCCCGTTCTGTCATCCAATCCTATTGATGGCACGGTTCGAGTCGGAACGATCGGTATTCCCTGGCCTAGTACAGAAATGAAACTGATTCGCGAAGATGGTACCGATGCTCCCATTGGCGAACCCGGTGAAATTGTGGCTCGTGGTCCTCAGGTTTTTAAAGGTTACTATAACCGCCCGGAGGAAACGGCTCAAGCTATGCTAGGCGACTGGTTTAAAACGGGTGATATTGGCATGATGAACGAGGATGGGTTCTTTAAGATCGTTGACCGGAAGAAGGACATGATTCTGGTATCGGGCTTCAATGTGTATCCGAACGAGATCGAAGACGTTGTATCGCAGTGCCCAGGGGTGATGGAAGTTGCCTGCATTGGTATCCCCGACGAAAAATCGACGGAAGTCGTTAAAATCTTCGTGGTCAAGAAAGATCCGAATCTTACTGTCGATACCATCAAAGAATTTTGCCGGGAGAATCTCACCCCCTACAAAGTGCCTCGCGTAATCGAATTCCGTGACGAACTCCCTAAGTCGAACGTGGGGAAAATCCTGCGCAGGCCCCTGCGAGACGAAGAATTAGCGAAGCTGAAAAAGTAA
- a CDS encoding ClpXP adapter SpxH family protein, translated as METQQISPLLCDIESGLCELPESTIETPGQDLSQKDKSVKIIYFTDPICSTCWGIEPQLRKLKLEYGHALEIDYRMGGLLPDWSYNSGGISKPTDVAHHWDEVSRHYDMPIDGDVWLEDPLASSYPASIAFKAAQLQAPYKAILFLREIREMVFLHKKNIAKWEHLETAAQKVGLDLDRFKADYDGQAQLLFQEDLALGKQLGVRGFPTMFFIDSQGQSEKVYGLKPYAEYENALKKQLPSVTKTAIDSDWETLFSSFRTLTSREFAELSGQNRQEVDTYLQNLADKGLLNKVATKNGVLWVRA; from the coding sequence ATGGAAACTCAACAGATCAGTCCGCTTTTATGTGACATTGAATCGGGCCTTTGTGAATTACCCGAATCGACAATAGAAACGCCAGGGCAGGATCTTTCACAGAAAGATAAGTCTGTTAAAATTATTTATTTTACCGATCCGATTTGCTCGACCTGTTGGGGAATTGAGCCTCAGTTACGAAAGCTAAAACTTGAATATGGGCATGCACTTGAGATCGACTATCGGATGGGGGGCCTGCTGCCCGACTGGAGTTATAACAGTGGCGGCATTAGTAAACCGACTGACGTAGCCCATCACTGGGACGAGGTGAGCCGCCATTATGATATGCCCATTGATGGGGATGTATGGCTCGAAGATCCTTTAGCTTCCTCCTATCCAGCTTCCATCGCCTTCAAAGCAGCCCAGTTACAAGCGCCTTACAAAGCCATTCTTTTCCTGCGGGAAATTCGTGAAATGGTCTTTCTTCATAAAAAAAATATTGCCAAATGGGAACATCTGGAAACCGCTGCGCAAAAGGTAGGTCTGGATTTAGATCGATTCAAAGCCGATTATGACGGTCAGGCTCAATTACTTTTTCAGGAAGATTTAGCGCTGGGTAAGCAGTTGGGCGTTCGTGGTTTCCCCACTATGTTTTTTATCGATAGTCAAGGCCAGTCGGAGAAAGTATACGGTTTGAAACCCTATGCCGAGTATGAAAACGCGCTGAAGAAACAACTGCCTTCAGTGACTAAAACCGCCATCGATTCAGACTGGGAGACTTTATTTTCTAGTTTCCGTACGCTAACCTCCCGAGAGTTTGCGGAACTGTCGGGCCAGAATCGACAGGAAGTCGATACGTATTTGCAAAACCTGGCTGATAAGGGTTTATTGAACAAAGTGGCCACTAAGAACGGGGTGTTGTGGGTTCGCGCCTGA
- a CDS encoding winged helix-turn-helix transcriptional regulator, whose product MQDLENKCPAEELLKLLAGKWKPQIFRLALDGPLRFNTLLREIEGTNKQSLANSLKELVDEGYLDKVIIRQKPLHIEYTLSVKGKTLIPVLLQLETL is encoded by the coding sequence ATGCAAGATTTAGAAAATAAGTGCCCTGCCGAAGAACTACTCAAACTGCTTGCTGGGAAATGGAAACCCCAGATTTTTCGGTTAGCGTTAGACGGTCCACTTCGCTTTAACACGCTGCTGCGTGAGATTGAGGGAACGAATAAGCAATCGCTGGCTAACTCGTTGAAAGAGTTGGTAGATGAGGGCTATCTTGATAAAGTAATAATCAGGCAAAAACCTTTGCATATTGAATATACCCTCTCTGTAAAAGGTAAAACGTTGATTCCTGTCTTGCTTCAACTGGAGACATTGTAA
- a CDS encoding LytR/AlgR family response regulator transcription factor, giving the protein MKKTLFAKPLTNVHVELIAPQFDMPDLTLPFWGSRKKMPMHRIVRLEGEGNYTLFHFADGSQLMVSLTLKKMESRLSPKVFARPHKKNIINLLYLEALHPDNQQLIVSLVNGDRVEVSRRKASRFIKQVKGFQQELLILNSAPTISIMAA; this is encoded by the coding sequence ATGAAAAAAACTCTATTTGCCAAACCGCTCACGAATGTACATGTCGAGCTAATTGCACCTCAATTTGACATGCCTGATTTGACACTTCCTTTTTGGGGAAGTCGTAAAAAAATGCCCATGCATCGGATTGTGCGCCTAGAGGGAGAAGGCAATTATACCTTATTTCATTTTGCCGATGGTAGCCAGTTAATGGTGTCGCTGACGCTAAAGAAAATGGAAAGTCGACTATCCCCTAAAGTATTTGCCCGGCCCCATAAAAAAAACATTATCAATCTACTTTATCTAGAAGCACTACACCCCGACAATCAGCAACTTATCGTTAGTCTTGTCAATGGCGACCGGGTCGAGGTGTCGCGCCGAAAAGCCAGCCGATTTATCAAACAGGTGAAGGGATTTCAACAGGAACTATTGATCCTGAACAGCGCACCGACAATCTCTATTATGGCTGCTTAA
- the cysM gene encoding cysteine synthase CysM, whose translation MATLLDLVGNTPLVELNRLNPNPNVKLYGKLEGNNPGGSVKDRAAMSMIQGALARGDLKPGMKLVEATSGNTGIALAMIARLYNIDIELVMPASSTRERVLTMEAFGAKVTLTETMESARDYAEEQVTKGDYLVLNQFSNPDNYLAHYRTTGPEIWRDTDGHITHFVSSMGTTGTIMGTSRYLKEQNPDIQIVGCQPTDGSSIPGIRKWPVEYLPKIFEPQRVDRILEVSADDATTMTRKLASVEGVFAGMSSGGAVHAAIQLAQELESGVIVCIICDRGDRYLSSDLFG comes from the coding sequence ATGGCAACCCTGCTTGATTTAGTCGGCAATACACCTTTAGTTGAGTTGAACCGCCTGAATCCTAATCCCAATGTTAAGTTATACGGCAAACTCGAAGGCAATAATCCGGGTGGTAGTGTAAAAGACCGCGCTGCGATGAGCATGATTCAAGGAGCTCTGGCCAGGGGAGATTTGAAACCGGGCATGAAGCTGGTTGAAGCCACGAGCGGTAATACAGGCATTGCGTTAGCCATGATTGCGCGTCTGTATAACATCGATATCGAGTTGGTCATGCCCGCCAGTTCAACCCGTGAGCGTGTGTTGACAATGGAGGCCTTTGGAGCAAAAGTTACGCTGACCGAAACGATGGAAAGCGCGCGCGACTATGCCGAAGAACAGGTAACAAAAGGAGACTATCTGGTGCTTAATCAGTTTAGTAACCCCGACAATTACCTGGCCCATTATCGTACTACAGGCCCTGAAATCTGGCGCGATACCGATGGCCATATTACGCACTTCGTGTCGTCTATGGGTACTACAGGCACCATTATGGGGACGTCTCGTTACCTGAAAGAACAAAACCCGGATATACAGATTGTGGGCTGCCAACCTACCGACGGGTCTTCTATTCCGGGGATTCGAAAGTGGCCGGTGGAGTATTTGCCGAAAATTTTTGAGCCACAGCGGGTCGATCGGATTCTGGAAGTATCGGCCGATGACGCCACGACAATGACCCGTAAACTAGCCAGCGTTGAGGGCGTTTTTGCAGGTATGAGCAGCGGGGGAGCCGTCCATGCCGCTATTCAACTAGCGCAGGAACTTGAGTCGGGTGTGATCGTCTGCATCATCTGCGATCGGGGAGATCGCTATTTATCGTCAGACTTATTTGGGTAA
- a CDS encoding quinone-dependent dihydroorotate dehydrogenase, producing MYKRIILPLLFRIDAETIHHTVTTLLKFILSIPGASAICRKVYVLEDKRLNRTVFGLTFPNPIGMAAGFDKNADLVSELSDLGFGFVEIGTVTPRPQPGNPRPRLFRLKADGGLINRMGFNNKGVEPSAERLRHFARNKGNRQVIVGGNIGKNKDTPNESALTDYLISFRALFDAVDYFVVNVSSPNTPGLRDLQEREPLTKLLTALQQENHQQPAPKPILLKIAPDLTDGQLDDIIAIVAETGIAGVIATNTTISRAGLKTNPADVEQIGAGGVSGRPLRDRSTEVIRYLHQKSGAAFPIVGVGGISSPEDAQEKLNAGASLVQVYTSFIYEGPALAKRINKALLH from the coding sequence ATGTACAAGCGCATTATTCTCCCGTTATTGTTTCGTATCGATGCCGAAACAATCCATCATACTGTTACTACCTTACTCAAATTTATCTTATCGATTCCGGGCGCATCGGCTATTTGCCGAAAAGTATACGTTCTGGAAGACAAGCGTTTAAACCGTACCGTTTTTGGCCTGACGTTCCCAAATCCGATTGGTATGGCGGCTGGTTTCGATAAAAACGCGGACTTGGTAAGCGAATTAAGCGACCTGGGATTTGGGTTTGTCGAGATCGGCACCGTAACGCCCCGGCCCCAGCCAGGTAACCCGCGCCCTCGTTTATTCCGTTTGAAAGCCGATGGCGGTCTGATCAACCGGATGGGGTTCAATAACAAAGGCGTTGAACCATCTGCCGAACGACTTCGGCATTTTGCCCGAAACAAGGGGAATCGGCAGGTGATTGTTGGCGGCAATATTGGAAAGAACAAAGACACTCCAAACGAAAGCGCGCTTACAGATTATCTGATTAGCTTCCGGGCGCTGTTCGATGCCGTCGACTATTTTGTGGTCAATGTTAGCTCACCTAATACGCCAGGCTTACGTGATTTGCAGGAGCGCGAACCGTTGACGAAGCTCCTGACGGCTCTGCAACAGGAAAATCACCAGCAGCCTGCCCCAAAACCTATTTTACTGAAAATTGCCCCCGATCTGACTGATGGTCAGCTAGATGACATTATTGCCATTGTGGCCGAAACGGGCATTGCTGGTGTTATTGCAACAAATACAACCATTAGTCGGGCTGGGTTAAAAACCAATCCAGCCGATGTTGAACAAATAGGCGCTGGCGGAGTCAGTGGTCGACCTCTACGCGACCGATCAACCGAAGTGATTCGCTATTTACACCAAAAATCGGGCGCTGCCTTTCCCATTGTTGGTGTAGGGGGTATTTCGTCGCCTGAGGATGCACAGGAGAAACTGAACGCCGGAGCTAGTTTAGTGCAAGTGTACACCAGCTTTATTTATGAAGGACCGGCACTGGCCAAACGAATCAATAAAGCATTGCTCCACTAA
- a CDS encoding FtsK/SpoIIIE family DNA translocase — protein sequence MAQPTTSPRQNTIRRPTDRNEPRPRIPNGKSDSRSQRPSVNWGAALDRWFTDQRSTLTLGVLLMVTALGLMFAFISYLLNGSADQSVVGAAFSEPLAESATETRNWAGLVGAYIAHAFVFRWFGVGALTIPVIVFLAGYKLTFKIELLPLSRTTTALLFAAVWCSLMIGYIVLVTDSADTASIWCGGLGYEVNAALYGLFGWGNLAFIGFLLFFFIVYFFDVKDIKLPDFSRPVRPQPRKRSDNPLQTYEESEFEPEEENEFDEDEPAEEFNRNPEEMPVNTFMTPPATDPITPTEPSTPEVVAKTTGVTLTIKNREAVSEDPSESDELAATPAPTFEPDPFEEDDLVAVHGLYDSTLDLPQYQYPTNDLLTEYQNSRKAQVSDDELTANKIKIEDTLRNFGIEIDSIQASIGPTVTLYEIVPAKGVRISKIKSLEDDIALSLSALGIRIIAPMPGMGTIGIEVPNKNREMVSMRSMITSESFNASKFDLPIVLGKTISNEIYVADLAKMPHLLMAGATGQGKSVGLNVLLTSLIYKKHPSQLKLVLVDPKKVELTLFNKLERHFLAKLPDSDEPIITDTKKVVNTLNSLCIEMDNRYNLLKDAGCRNLKEYNAKFVKRKLNPEKGHRFLPYIVLIVDELADLMMTAGKEVEQPIARLAQLARAIGIHLVVATQRPSVNVITGLIKANFPARLSFKVTSKIDSRTILDTGGAEQLVGMGDMLLSSNSEIIRLQCPFVDTNEIEELCEFVGNQRGYDDAYALPEFVGDEGGQGDDKDVDLDNRDPMFDEAARLIVIHQQGSTSLIQRKLKLGYNRAGRLIDQLEAAKIVGAFEGSKARDVLVQDLQALEEILKRLKGE from the coding sequence ATGGCACAACCAACCACGTCTCCACGCCAGAATACAATCCGACGGCCTACTGATCGGAATGAACCTCGGCCGCGTATACCCAATGGTAAATCAGACAGTCGCTCTCAGCGGCCTTCTGTGAACTGGGGGGCAGCTCTTGATCGCTGGTTTACCGACCAACGTTCAACGCTTACGCTCGGTGTTTTGCTCATGGTCACGGCCCTGGGGCTGATGTTTGCGTTTATATCCTATTTACTCAATGGTTCAGCTGATCAAAGTGTAGTAGGGGCTGCTTTCTCGGAACCACTGGCCGAATCGGCTACCGAAACTCGTAACTGGGCGGGTTTGGTGGGTGCTTACATTGCCCACGCATTTGTGTTTCGTTGGTTTGGCGTAGGTGCCCTCACTATACCAGTCATTGTTTTCCTGGCGGGCTATAAGCTGACGTTCAAAATCGAGTTATTACCCTTGAGTCGCACGACTACGGCTCTGCTGTTTGCAGCGGTTTGGTGTAGCCTGATGATTGGCTACATTGTACTGGTGACCGATTCGGCTGATACTGCCAGTATTTGGTGCGGGGGCCTTGGCTACGAGGTGAATGCTGCACTATATGGGTTGTTCGGTTGGGGAAATCTGGCATTTATTGGCTTTCTGCTCTTCTTCTTTATTGTTTATTTCTTCGATGTAAAAGACATCAAGTTGCCCGATTTTTCGCGCCCAGTTCGTCCGCAGCCCCGGAAGCGTTCTGATAACCCGTTGCAGACCTACGAGGAAAGCGAATTTGAACCGGAAGAAGAAAATGAGTTTGACGAGGACGAGCCGGCCGAAGAGTTTAACCGGAATCCGGAAGAGATGCCCGTTAATACCTTCATGACTCCGCCGGCTACTGATCCGATTACGCCTACTGAGCCATCAACACCCGAGGTTGTTGCGAAAACAACAGGTGTTACCCTAACGATCAAAAATCGGGAGGCTGTTTCAGAAGACCCAAGCGAAAGCGATGAACTGGCTGCTACACCAGCACCTACCTTTGAACCCGATCCGTTCGAAGAGGATGATTTGGTGGCTGTTCATGGCTTGTATGACTCGACGCTCGACCTGCCGCAGTACCAATATCCAACGAATGATTTACTGACGGAATACCAGAACAGTCGTAAGGCGCAGGTTTCGGACGATGAACTGACTGCCAATAAAATAAAGATCGAAGACACGTTACGAAATTTCGGGATTGAGATCGACTCCATTCAGGCATCGATTGGACCAACCGTCACGCTCTATGAAATTGTGCCCGCCAAAGGGGTCCGAATTTCCAAAATCAAGAGTCTGGAGGACGACATTGCCCTGAGTTTGTCGGCCCTGGGTATCCGTATCATCGCGCCAATGCCGGGGATGGGAACCATCGGGATTGAGGTACCGAATAAGAATCGCGAAATGGTCTCGATGCGATCGATGATCACCAGCGAAAGCTTTAATGCCAGCAAGTTCGATTTGCCAATTGTTCTGGGTAAAACCATATCGAATGAAATTTACGTAGCCGATCTGGCCAAAATGCCTCACTTGCTGATGGCTGGGGCAACAGGACAGGGTAAATCGGTTGGTTTGAATGTGCTCCTGACATCGCTGATTTATAAGAAGCACCCGTCTCAATTAAAACTCGTACTGGTTGACCCAAAAAAGGTGGAACTGACGCTGTTTAATAAACTGGAACGTCATTTCCTGGCTAAACTTCCTGATTCGGATGAGCCGATTATTACCGATACCAAGAAGGTTGTCAATACGCTTAACTCGCTTTGTATCGAGATGGATAACCGTTATAACCTGCTCAAAGATGCGGGTTGCCGGAACCTGAAAGAATACAATGCCAAGTTTGTGAAACGCAAACTTAACCCCGAGAAAGGACACCGATTCTTGCCGTACATTGTCCTGATTGTGGATGAATTAGCCGACTTGATGATGACCGCCGGTAAGGAAGTTGAACAGCCTATTGCCCGACTCGCTCAGTTAGCGCGGGCCATTGGTATTCACCTTGTGGTGGCCACACAGCGGCCTTCGGTAAACGTTATTACCGGCTTGATTAAGGCAAACTTCCCCGCTCGGTTATCGTTTAAAGTGACGTCCAAAATTGACTCACGAACGATTCTGGACACCGGTGGGGCAGAGCAATTAGTCGGTATGGGGGACATGCTACTCTCATCGAATTCCGAAATTATCCGGCTACAGTGCCCGTTCGTTGATACAAATGAAATTGAAGAACTCTGCGAGTTTGTCGGTAATCAACGGGGTTATGATGATGCCTATGCGTTGCCAGAGTTCGTAGGTGATGAGGGCGGTCAGGGCGACGACAAAGATGTTGATCTCGATAATCGTGATCCTATGTTTGATGAAGCCGCTCGGCTCATTGTCATTCACCAGCAGGGTAGCACATCCTTGATTCAGCGTAAACTGAAACTGGGCTACAACCGCGCCGGACGGTTGATCGACCAGTTAGAAGCCGCTAAAATTGTTGGTGCGTTTGAAGGCAGTAAAGCTCGTGACGTACTTGTGCAGGACTTGCAGGCACTGGAGGAAATCTTAAAGCGCCTTAAGGGCGAGTAG
- a CDS encoding LolA family protein, with product MKKLALVLGLALVLTWPALAQKDKRAQEILDAMSKSYKALKSYQASFTYTSTGAGAKDAYKGDLAIKNEKFRLLLGGQEVFTDGKVMYTYVKETNEVNVQDYEASGNGELNPTQIYTIYKRGFDYKFLKEQKQGGRTLEVIQLTSTRPKSPVSTVQLSIDKADKSIRNWLIVNKDGKRETYTITKFTPNVNLPDSYFVFDKSKYPGVEVVDLR from the coding sequence ATGAAGAAATTAGCATTAGTGCTGGGACTGGCTTTGGTACTAACCTGGCCAGCCTTAGCCCAGAAAGACAAACGGGCGCAGGAGATTTTAGACGCGATGAGTAAGAGCTATAAAGCACTGAAGTCGTATCAGGCATCATTTACCTACACAAGTACAGGTGCTGGCGCCAAAGACGCTTATAAAGGAGATTTGGCCATAAAAAACGAGAAGTTTCGATTGCTACTGGGTGGACAGGAAGTCTTTACAGATGGTAAAGTGATGTATACGTATGTCAAAGAAACCAACGAAGTAAACGTACAGGACTACGAGGCCAGCGGCAATGGTGAATTAAATCCTACCCAGATTTATACGATTTACAAACGAGGCTTTGATTATAAATTCCTAAAAGAACAAAAGCAGGGTGGACGAACTCTTGAAGTGATCCAGTTGACGTCTACTCGCCCGAAAAGTCCAGTTTCAACAGTTCAGCTTTCTATTGATAAAGCCGATAAGTCGATCCGTAATTGGTTGATTGTTAATAAAGATGGTAAGCGTGAGACATACACCATCACGAAATTTACCCCCAACGTAAACCTGCCGGATTCCTATTTCGTTTTCGACAAATCGAAATACCCCGGCGTTGAAGTCGTTGATTTACGGTGA
- the upp gene encoding uracil phosphoribosyltransferase translates to MFVFAQQPSLANQFIAELRDVSIQQDRLRFRRNLERLGELMAYEISKKLPYHYIDVQTPLGISNTQVLRNQPVLATILRAGLPFHQGFANYFDQAENAFAGAYRGSAPAGNDEFEIAMDYIVSPDLSGKALILCDPMLATGRSLEKVYHALLRYGIPAQTHIAAVIASPEGVRYVQQQLPQCHLWLGAIDDHLNEHFYIVPGLGDSGDLSFGEKV, encoded by the coding sequence ATGTTTGTTTTTGCTCAGCAGCCCTCACTAGCCAATCAATTCATTGCCGAACTTCGGGATGTTTCTATTCAACAGGATCGGCTTCGATTTCGCCGGAACCTTGAACGACTCGGGGAATTAATGGCCTATGAAATTTCCAAGAAACTGCCTTATCATTATATTGATGTGCAGACTCCTCTTGGCATTTCGAATACACAAGTACTTCGAAATCAGCCCGTTTTAGCCACTATCCTGCGGGCGGGGTTGCCCTTCCATCAGGGTTTTGCGAATTACTTCGACCAGGCAGAGAACGCTTTTGCAGGTGCTTATCGCGGGAGTGCACCAGCAGGAAATGACGAATTTGAGATCGCGATGGACTACATTGTTAGCCCTGATCTAAGCGGAAAAGCCCTCATTCTTTGCGATCCCATGCTGGCTACGGGCCGTTCGCTCGAAAAAGTATATCACGCTTTATTGAGGTACGGGATTCCGGCGCAAACCCATATTGCTGCTGTTATTGCCAGTCCAGAAGGAGTTCGTTATGTACAACAGCAACTTCCTCAATGTCATCTTTGGCTGGGTGCCATCGATGATCACCTCAACGAACATTTTTACATTGTTCCCGGTCTGGGCGACTCAGGCGACCTGTCATTTGGTGAGAAAGTGTGA